A segment of the Catenovulum adriaticum genome:
CGTTATCTCATACGACTTTTTTAAAGACCAAGCAGATTACCAATTTGCAGATTGGGACTTTGACTCTGACACAGCGACTGAATACGACACACTAGTTAATTTAATTCACGATATGGGGTTTGATATTTATATATCAGATTACCGTCATTTAGATGTTTACGCTTGCCGAATTTTAGTGCCAGGTATGTCAGACATTTATCCGGTTGATGAATTATTGTGGAACAATAACAACGACGGTGCTTTATTTAGAGAAGCGTTTTTAACTTTGTCTGAATTATCAAATGATGAATTAGCTCAAGTATTTGAAGGGTTAGAAGAAGGTGGTTATAACGATGCACTGGCAGCAGCTGAGTTTATTGGTTTAGCACCCGATGCTGGCACTTTATGGGCCGATATGCGCTTAGGCGAATTAAAAGCATTAATTGCCCTAGCAATGCAAGATGAGCGAGCGCTTGATTGGGTTAGCTGGTGTTTACATTTAGATCAATCAAAACCAGATTATGTCCGTAAATACCGCTGTATTCAGGCTTTATTAGAAATAAAATGGGATGAGTCTAAGGAATATGCACCCTACTTAAAATCGCTGGGCTTAATGTACGGTGATGATTTAGTTAAATTGTGCCTTGATATGGTGGAAGCTAAAGTGGTATTCCATGGCTTACACTGCCCTGGGTTAAATCTCGAAGGCTTTAATACACACCAAAAATTATTAGCTGGCTATAAAAAATTACAAGCGGCTAAAACCACAAATTGGTCATAACGCTTTTTACTAATTAACCTTGTCTAATATAGCGTTATTTTATATAGCGTTATTTTATATAGCGTAAGCCAGCTTTAAGCTCACTGATTATTCACTATTTTTAGTCAATATCCAGTGAGCTTTTTATTTTTTAATCAGGAGAAAATAATGATTTTAGCTATGTTTAGCATGGTATTGTTAACCTTTGTGGTAGGCTTTTATACTTTTTATGTGCGAGTCAACAGTGTTAAAAAAGGGCTATTAAAACCCCGTTATTTTTTACTGATGCAAGATAACGAACCGCCCGAAAACGTGATTAAAACATCCCGCAATTTCAGCAACCAGTTTGAAATGCCTATGCTGTTTTATGTCATTTCAACGTTAATCCTAGTCACTCAAACTGTAACAGAATTCACTATAACCTTAGCTTGGCTTTTCGTTATTTTTAGATCTATTCATGCTTGGATTCATTTAACTTATAACCATTTATTACATCGAATTATTGCTTTTTGGCTAGCCAATATTGTGGTTCTGGCGATGTGGATTGATTTGCTGATTCGATATTATTTTACCAAATAATTCAATTCGGTTTTTGCTAGTGATAACAAAAACCGACTTAATCTAGTTTAATTTAAGGTAGGCTTGATGTTTAGGGATACGCTTTACTTCTTGTGATATCGCATATTTTACGTTATCAAAGAACAACTTGGCCTGTTCTACACTGGGCGTATTAGCTGATTGAATCAAACCATCAAATTGACCCGGTGTCGCCTTAATATATCCTTGACCCACTAGCAATTGTAGCCAACTACCGTAACTGAACAAGGCATCTTTTTTAAGGCTTATTTTACCTGTTGCGCTAAACTCAGCCAATTTTTGCTGTAATGATTCAGGAATAGGCATATTTTTACAATAACGCCAAAACTGAGAATCTTGGCGTTCAGTGATATGATAATGCGCCACTAAAAAATCTCTGATATCAAGAGCATCTTGCTTAAAAGCCAAATTAAATTGTTGCGCTTCTTCTTGCATATACACACCGTGTAACAGCGAATTTTTTAGTTTTACTGCGTATTTATGAATTAAGTGAATGCTGGTTGACTCAAGCGGCTCTAAAAATCCACTTGAGAGGCCGATTGCGATACAATTATTAAACCAAGGTGTTTGCAAACAGCCTGTTTCAAATCTTAACTGTTTGGGCTCAGTGATTGTTTTGCTCTCTAATGCTTGGGTTAATTCCGATAAAGCTTGATCGTCACTCAAAAACTGGCTTGAATAAACATAACCATTACCCATTCTGCTTCGCAAAGGTATTTGCCAGCGCCACCCTGAGCTCATCGCAATTGATTTGGTATAAGGTGCAATATCCGCTAGGTTTTCTGTTTGTACGGCAATAGCTCTGTCGCAAGGCAAATAGGCTTGCCAGTTGTCAAACTCAATCGCTAAAGCCTGTTTACTTAATAAGCCTTTCGCGCCTGAGCAGTCCACAAAATAATCAGCTTTAACCTCAATGCCAGAGTCGAGCATCACAGACTCTATTTGTTTACCCGCTTTAACCTGAACGCTTTCAACATTAGCTTGAATATGCTTCACGCCCAATTTTTTGCTGTATTGCTTTAAATAATTCGCCAATAAACCCGCATCAAACTGAAATGCATAAAATAAATTAGATAACGGAAAAAATGCATTCGGATTTGAACTGTCAGGAATAGGTAAAGCAGGACAAAATCGGTTTTGATAAGCGGCAACTGCAGAGGGAATAAAATCAGTTAAATTTTTAATGTTTAACTTATTGGCATAAGCCAACCAGAGATCGCTAAAAGCAATATCTTGATAATCTGTACCTAACACCCCAAAAGCATGCATATAGCTTTCACTTGGTTTTGACCAGTTTTCAAAGTGAATGCCGTATTTATAAGTGCCTTCTATGTGAGCTAAGAATTCAGCTTCGTCTAATTCAAGGTACTTAAGTAGCTGAATAATAGGTGGAATAGTGGCTTCACCCACTCCAACAGTTGGAATATTTGGCGACTCAATGAGTTTAATTTCAAACGCATCGCCCGGTAAACCTTTAGCTAAAACTGCAGCACTTATCCAGCCAGCAGTCCCGCCACCCACAATTGTAATAGTTTGCATATTATTTTATTTCGGACTGTTATTGAGATGACTTAAGCTTATCTTGTTTTATATATAAATACAAAAAAGCCCATGTAAAAACATGGGCTTTTCGCAGCTTAAAGAGATTCACTGCTTGCTATTTAACTTCTCTTAATTGGATATTGTCAATATATACATCAATACCATTAACTTCATCTTTAACTAAGTAAAAATCCAAACGAGCTTTAGCAGGATCATGTTTTACCCAGTCTTTTGCTGGCTTTTCAATGGTAACGGTTGTCCATTCTGTGGTAAAAGCAAACCAACCCTCCCAACGATCTGCCCATGCACCTGCAACAATGCCTCTAAAGTAACCCTCACCACCAGCTTTATTAGATTTAATATCAAAAGTGACACGGTAAGTTTTATCATTATTAGCACCTAAGATTTGCGGAAAGTCTGCAGCGGTTAACACCAAGCCGACATGCTTATCTATGGTATCACCCGTTTTAATATGTACACCATAGTCACCTTCGCTTGCGGCTTCTGTTGTCACTTCAAGTGTTGTATCAGCCGGTGTTTCCCAATACCGCCCCCACAAACCCATTTTTCCGAGTTCAAAACTGTGGTTTAATCCATACAAATAGTTTGAATTTGCAACTACATTGACCGTAACATCGTCGTTCAAGCCTTGTTCTTGAGTACGAACTCGGGCAACTGAAGCCCCTTTAAATCGAGAAACACCAGTTAACATCCCACTTGAATCAATTGTAAAGACCCCTTCGTTTGCAGATGACCAAGTTACGTTTTTATTTGAAGTTTCTGTTTCGTTTTGAAACATAACATTAGCGCCTAACTGAAGTGTACCACCCTCTTCAACTGATACCTCATTAACTATCTCACCGTCTTGAGTAATTTCAACCCCGATTGGTTTAGTCGAATTGGTTACAATTTTAACCTGTTTTGTCGCAACTACTTCTCTATCTTTGGAAGTTGCAGATATTTCAACCATACCTTCAGCAACGCCTTCAACCATGCCAGATGAAATATCAACAGTTGCAATTGTTTCGTCCGATGACGACCAAGTTACTTCTTTAAACGTTGCATTGTCTGGTTCCACTTCTGCATTAAATTGCGCCATTTCACCAACTGGAATTTCAATATCATCGTTTACCAGAATATCAATTTGAGATACTTTATTTTCAGCACCAAACACTCGAACATAAACACTACGCTCGACTAAAGTATCTGAACCGTTATCTATTACGTAATCGAACTGGTAGCGTAAACTCTCACCATACTCAAGTACATCGGCCCAAGAAGCAGGATTAATAATAATATTTTCAGCCTGTTTAGTTATCCCTTGAAATGGGATATCAGGTTCAGTGGGTAATTTAACTCCGTCTTCATCTTTGGCAAAAATATGCTCAAAGTCACGGGCAAAAATGCGATTACCTTCATTTTTTACATTACTTAATAAGCTATATTTTGCAGCAGGCTGGTCTTCTGCAACCACTATTTCAAATTCACCCGGCGCGACAGTCACTGGCGGAATATTATTTGATGACTTATCATCATTGTCACTGCCACAAGCTGTTAGGCCTGCCATAATGGCTAACGCAATAACTGACTTTTTTGTTAAAATTGATTTCATAATAATTACCTAACTCATTGCATATCCCGTTAAACAGGACATTTAATCATTCTGATTCAGGTGCTTTGATTGTATCTTAGCAAAGCACCACCAAAGCTAAATTAAAACTGGACTCTTACTCCTAAACGATACTGACGACCGGTAGTGTATTGAGTCACCGTTCTACTGGTATCAACACTGCTATCATCCATTGGATTCCCTTCATCATAAGGAATCACATTGCCTTCATCATCTCGCATACCTAAATCCATAGAGGTACTAGTAAAGAAAGTTCGTTTATCAGAGTTGGTTAAATTTAATGCGTTAAAGCTAACTGTGATGTTTTCGTTCACTTTATAGTTAGCAGATAAGTCGACTGTTGCACGCGCGTCGTCCCATAAAGCCCCATTGGTTTGGCCCCGGCTTGCTAACTGAATAGAATTATATCTATGTGTCAATCTCACAAGGTGACCATATTTTTCCCAGTATATAGCCGTATTAGCTGTATGCTTGGGGGTGTAGGCTTGAGGTAGTGCTTTAAGTAATTTACCTGATTGTTCAAGTACTTCAGCCTCTGTTTCTGAGTCTGCGTAGGTATAGTTAAAATCAAGACCTAAACCTGATAATTCTCCCGGTAAAAAATCGTAGTTTTGACGATATGCAAATTCTAAACCTCGGGTCTGAACGCCAGCGCCATTACGTACAATAGAGGCTTCAACCATTTCACAGCCAAAAGTTAAACTATTTCTAAGTTTATCTTGTACTACCCTATCTGGCATACAATCTGAATTTTCAGGTGTCATACCATCTGCCATATTGATAATAAAATCTTCTAGGTTAATAGACTCTAAATCATAATCATGGCGTAAATCTTTGGTATAAAAACGCTCTTTGACAGTTTCAGTAAAATCAACCATATCTTTATTGAATAAAGCAATGGAAACTTGACCGGTGTTATTAAAGTACCATTCTAACGATAAATCTAAATTGGTTGATTTTAGAGGTTGCAAATTAGAATTTGGCGCTGTCATACGACTGTATTCACCCCAAACGTTTTCATTATATGAAAAACCTGGTCTTAACTGATCAAATCCAGGTCTAGCCATGGTTTTTGATGCTGCAAAACGACCAATTAATTCATTACTAATTTGATAATTTAAGTTTAAGCTCGGAAGCCATACGTCACTCTCGCCATTACCTGTACTGCTAAAAATTCGCTGCTCTCGACCTTCATTAAAACGTTTTTGAGTAGAAGTATCAGTATGACGATAATTAGCCCACCAGCTTCGTCCTGTATAACCTGCTGGCACAGGTTCTGATGGATCTAACATGACTGTATTTTCAGGCTGTCCGTTTGGGTAAGTCTCTGCGATTTGAGCATCGTAACATGGATATTGATTTGGCACTGGGCCATCATTTGGACCATATTCTTTATCGCCCACAATATTTGGGGTTGGATCAAAAATTTGATCAACTGCATCTGTAGTACCGTTTAGTGCATTGAGTTCTTCAGCTGTTTTTGTGGTATATGTACCATCAATTCTAATCGTTTGGTTGGCATTGCTAAACGGCGTACATGCATCGTTACTGGGGTCAAATAGTCCATTTGCGACTAATTCATGAGGTGTAAAAATTTGGTCGCCATTAAAGAATTTAACTGACGAATTACCAAAAGGTGAAGCGACTTCGGTATGCACATAGCGAATACCCACATCACCGCTTAAGCGATCGTCTAAATATGCAAAATTCGCTTTAAAATAAAGTGAATGATTATCTTGAATAGTGCGGCGGCTGCCACTTTCATCACCAATTAAAGTTGAGTTTTCTAAGCCGAAAATTTCACTAAATGCTTTGTCGGCATTAATTAAACCCCAACCTTTCAAAAACGAGCTATCATATTGCGAGCTATTGCCGACTAAACCATGCATAAAGTCATCAACCGGTAAAGTGCCGTCGTCAATAATGTCTGCTACATAAATATCCGCAGTTGATTGACCGGAGACGGGTTTGCCTGTTTCTGGATCAAATACCGTTTCACCTGCACCTTGGAATTGTTGGTACTGAGTGTAAACGTCTTTATCTCGTTGTGAAACCTTAGCACCAAATTCAAATTGAGTGATACCCGCTAAATCAACGTCCCAATCAAAATCAAGAAAGATGCTTTTATTTATATCCACTGTTGTATTATTATTTTTTGCAACAAAACCAACATGCGAAGCATATGGGTCTAGTGGGTTAAAACCACCAGAAGCGATATTAGCCATGTTGTTATTAATACCACCTGGCACATAAATATAATCTTCAGTTGACGTTACAATTTGACATTTACCTTGAGTACAGTCATAACCGATTGGCTCTAAATAATCGAGAGGTGTGTTTGCCAAGACCTCACGTGGAATAGTACCCCAGTTGTTTGTAGTAACAATACTATTAGGCGTGGTTTGATAGTCGGTTTTAGAATAACCTGCTGTTAAATCAACTTTTAAATTATCAGTAATATAATGTTGAATTGATAAGGTAGCGACTTTATTTTCAGTTTCATTACCGCCTTGATTACGACCAAAACCACCACTACCAAAACGGTTTAGCGATTTAACTAAGTTATGATTTTCAGTATCAACTACCCACCAGTCTTGCTGAGGATCCGCTTCTAAAGGCAATAAAAGCGGTTCGCCATTTTCAGTTGTTAGCTTTTCTCCAGTTACAGGATTAATGCCTTGGCCTAAACTACCAACGGTTAAATTATCAAAGTTATTGTTAGTATTGAAATTCGGCGCTTTAATACCAACGCTATGATTATCGTTTGACACTTCTTGTTTTGAATAACTTAAATCAAGTTGAATGTCTGTGCCGTCGCCCGGAATAAATTGAAAGCCAGCGTTAATAGTTTGTCTATCTCGCTGATTTTGGTTCAAATTGTATTGAATCGTTTTGCGTATAATAGCAACTGTATCTTCTTCAATTAAGTTGCCATCTAAGTCTCTTGCACCACCTGCGCGAACATCTACTTCTTGATAAGGTTCAAGCCAGTCACCTGTTACCTCATCCCGGCGAATAGATTGAGTTTCATCTGACGCAGTAACAATCACCCCAAAAGTATCATCAAAAAACTTATGCGAAATAGAGCCTGATATTTTACGATCAAACTCATCATTATAATCATTATATTTACCTTGTACTTCTAATGATAATCTATCTTTTTGTAAGTTTAATGGCTTAGTTGTTTTCAATACAACATTAGCACCTAATGAGCCTTCATCGTGATCGGCACTGGATGTTTTATATACATGAATAGAAGATAAAATATCTGAAGAAAAAGAACTTAAATCAACGCCTTGATTAGGATCGGCACTGGTTAAAGCAACGCCGTTTAATGAAATCTGGTTTAAGTCTGCACCTGCACCCCGTACTGAGATCTTAGTCCCTTCACCATCTGTTGTTTGAATTGATACACCCGTTACCCGAGATAAAGCATCTGCGATATTTTGGTCCGTATTTTTACCAATATCCTCGGCAAAAATAGAATCTACAACCGTTTTAGCGTTACGTTTGTCGTGTATAGATTTAAGCAAGCTGCCACGATAACCCGTAACCTCAATCGTTTCTGTTTCATCTGTTTCATTTTCTTTTGAATCATTTTCGGCAGCATAAGTGTTGCCTGCAAATAACAAAGGCAAAACAGCCAAAGTTATAGGTTTTAGTTTAAAGCTTGTAGACATCAGTTCAATCTCCAAATGGTCATTCACTTATTGTTGTATCTAAAGGTTATAGCAGAGCATGGATACAGCTCATTATTTAATCCTGCTAATACCAATCTTTTAAAAAAACAAATTTAAAACATTAGATACAATTATATTACATAATCCACCATGGATTTGTCAACAAACATATGAATTTATATTTGAACCAAAAACTAATATTAATAAATATAATCACAAAAAATTAAGAATATCTTTATTACGAGATAAAACAATCATGTAATCAATTGATTTAATTTAACTAATATAAAAAAATAAACTCAAATTAAATATACTTTTTACTGTTAACAAATTACAATATTCAACATTAAGCAAATTAAATATTTCAAATTTGATTTTTAAAGCTTTAAAGCCTAATAAGTTTATTTTTTATTTATAAAATGAATAACATTTAAATGTAAAAACTAATGAGCTCAAAGGAGTTGTATTTAAGATCTGTTAAACTAAGATAATGTTTAGCAAATGGCAGTGTATATTTAGAGGATGTTTATGTTGTAAAAAACAAAAACCCGATCATTAAAACGGATTTTTGTTATTTCTTAACTAAGAAGTAGTTTATTCAAAATGACAAGTAACTGTAGTTGCAATTATCACTTCTTCGTAACCTTGATTAGGGTCGTAATCAGAAAAATCAAAAATCCATGAATTTGTCGGATCGTCATATCTCATATAAGGCCCATGAGCATGCGAAAATATTCCGCCAACCCAGCTATCAACCTGGCCCCATAGAGCACCTTTATCAACGCACCATTGATGCGCAGAATATGCATCAATCTGATAACTTGTTTGACGCGGGTCATTATATGTCTGTGAAGTGACTGCTTGTGCACTCACTGACAACGCGGATAATACACCTGTGAATGTTAATAATAGTAAATTTTTCATTAAAAGCTCCATTTAATTAATAAGATATTTAATATTTTTATGCTACTAATTTAACCCAAGCGACATAATAAAATTAACGTTGAAATGTTATAAAAAAGAACAAACTGTCTTTTTATGCTTATATTTTTACGACAAATATAACGCTTGGAACTTATGTAAAATAAATTCCGATATTTCAAACTTTAGATCAATTTACATTTTATTTACATATGTAATTGAAAGTTATTTCAGCAGCTTTATAAAATTAGCCAATAAAAAAATAAAATCAAATACAAATTAACTTTATTTGACAATATCTATCAAAGCTAAAAGTGAAGTATTCACTATAGTGTATCTGTAGAGGTTTAAAATAATAGCGTTCATAATTGTTTGCGAAACTGTCTGTATCTCTTTTGATAGATAAAGCAGAGCGAAAACTTGCATTTTCGCTCTGGTAACTAAATCAAGTGTGGGGCTTTTATTTAAGCGTGAGCTGAATAGGGTTTGATGTAAGTGCCCCTTTTAACGTTATTTGTGCTTTTGTCGCTGTAAATTTGCTTTGCACTATTAGTAATGCTCGACCATGTTTGGTTTTAATTTGGGTGCTCAAATGGCGTTGTATGTTATCACTGGCACCATTATCAACCCCGAGTAAACGCAAGCTATTGGGGAGTTCAAATTGAATTAACCCTTCTTTATGTTTAACTGGGTTGCCATTTTTATCTATTAGTTGGGCAACAATATGCGCTACATCGTAACCATTTGCATTGAGTTCAGTTTTGTCTGTTGTTAATTTAACCGCAACGGGTTCAGCTGCTGTATTGAGCTGTTGGGTATATTTTTTTCCATCTTTCCATGCAATCGCAGTTAAAGCGCCAGCTTTAAACGGCACAGCCCACTTTAATATCCGATCTGGATTGTCGGTTAAATTGCGCTTACCCAAACTAACCCCATTGAGCTTTAATTCAACTTCATCAAGATTGGTATAAGCTTCAACAGAGATTAACTGTTCAGTCTGATAATTCCAGTGATTATTTACATCTCGCCATGTCCATTTTCCTTTTTTCCAGCTACCGTCTGTTTTTTCAACTAGCTTGGTATTTTTAACAGTATAAGCAGATTCAGACATAGGCTTGGTGGTTAAATAGATATGAGGTTCATCATTCCACAAGGTCTTCATCATATGATAACTAGGCTTTTTAAACCCAGCAAAATCTAACATCCCTGAGTTTGTGCCTTTTCTAGGCCATCTTCCATTTGATTCACCTAAATAATCTATTCCAGTCCAAACAAAAATGCCTGGAATATAATCTTTTTCTAAAACATGCTGCCATTCATGCCATTGCACCCAGTTTTCTGTGCCTAAAATCATTTTTTCAGGGTAATGTTTATGTCCATATTCATAAACAGATTGACGATAACTGTAGCCAATAACATCTAATGCGTCGGTATAACCGCCTACATGGCTGGCGGAAGGTGTCACTAAATTAGCGGTCACTGGTCGGGTTAAATCCATTTCACGAGTCCATTTAGCTAACTTAGCGGCCGTTTTT
Coding sequences within it:
- a CDS encoding Ig-like domain-containing protein, producing MKSILTKKSVIALAIMAGLTACGSDNDDKSSNNIPPVTVAPGEFEIVVAEDQPAAKYSLLSNVKNEGNRIFARDFEHIFAKDEDGVKLPTEPDIPFQGITKQAENIIINPASWADVLEYGESLRYQFDYVIDNGSDTLVERSVYVRVFGAENKVSQIDILVNDDIEIPVGEMAQFNAEVEPDNATFKEVTWSSSDETIATVDISSGMVEGVAEGMVEISATSKDREVVATKQVKIVTNSTKPIGVEITQDGEIVNEVSVEEGGTLQLGANVMFQNETETSNKNVTWSSANEGVFTIDSSGMLTGVSRFKGASVARVRTQEQGLNDDVTVNVVANSNYLYGLNHSFELGKMGLWGRYWETPADTTLEVTTEAASEGDYGVHIKTGDTIDKHVGLVLTAADFPQILGANNDKTYRVTFDIKSNKAGGEGYFRGIVAGAWADRWEGWFAFTTEWTTVTIEKPAKDWVKHDPAKARLDFYLVKDEVNGIDVYIDNIQLREVK
- a CDS encoding TonB-dependent receptor domain-containing protein; translated protein: MSTSFKLKPITLAVLPLLFAGNTYAAENDSKENETDETETIEVTGYRGSLLKSIHDKRNAKTVVDSIFAEDIGKNTDQNIADALSRVTGVSIQTTDGEGTKISVRGAGADLNQISLNGVALTSADPNQGVDLSSFSSDILSSIHVYKTSSADHDEGSLGANVVLKTTKPLNLQKDRLSLEVQGKYNDYNDEFDRKISGSISHKFFDDTFGVIVTASDETQSIRRDEVTGDWLEPYQEVDVRAGGARDLDGNLIEEDTVAIIRKTIQYNLNQNQRDRQTINAGFQFIPGDGTDIQLDLSYSKQEVSNDNHSVGIKAPNFNTNNNFDNLTVGSLGQGINPVTGEKLTTENGEPLLLPLEADPQQDWWVVDTENHNLVKSLNRFGSGGFGRNQGGNETENKVATLSIQHYITDNLKVDLTAGYSKTDYQTTPNSIVTTNNWGTIPREVLANTPLDYLEPIGYDCTQGKCQIVTSTEDYIYVPGGINNNMANIASGGFNPLDPYASHVGFVAKNNNTTVDINKSIFLDFDWDVDLAGITQFEFGAKVSQRDKDVYTQYQQFQGAGETVFDPETGKPVSGQSTADIYVADIIDDGTLPVDDFMHGLVGNSSQYDSSFLKGWGLINADKAFSEIFGLENSTLIGDESGSRRTIQDNHSLYFKANFAYLDDRLSGDVGIRYVHTEVASPFGNSSVKFFNGDQIFTPHELVANGLFDPSNDACTPFSNANQTIRIDGTYTTKTAEELNALNGTTDAVDQIFDPTPNIVGDKEYGPNDGPVPNQYPCYDAQIAETYPNGQPENTVMLDPSEPVPAGYTGRSWWANYRHTDTSTQKRFNEGREQRIFSSTGNGESDVWLPSLNLNYQISNELIGRFAASKTMARPGFDQLRPGFSYNENVWGEYSRMTAPNSNLQPLKSTNLDLSLEWYFNNTGQVSIALFNKDMVDFTETVKERFYTKDLRHDYDLESINLEDFIINMADGMTPENSDCMPDRVVQDKLRNSLTFGCEMVEASIVRNGAGVQTRGLEFAYRQNYDFLPGELSGLGLDFNYTYADSETEAEVLEQSGKLLKALPQAYTPKHTANTAIYWEKYGHLVRLTHRYNSIQLASRGQTNGALWDDARATVDLSANYKVNENITVSFNALNLTNSDKRTFFTSTSMDLGMRDDEGNVIPYDEGNPMDDSSVDTSRTVTQYTTGRQYRLGVRVQF
- a CDS encoding tryptophan halogenase family protein — encoded protein: MQTITIVGGGTAGWISAAVLAKGLPGDAFEIKLIESPNIPTVGVGEATIPPIIQLLKYLELDEAEFLAHIEGTYKYGIHFENWSKPSESYMHAFGVLGTDYQDIAFSDLWLAYANKLNIKNLTDFIPSAVAAYQNRFCPALPIPDSSNPNAFFPLSNLFYAFQFDAGLLANYLKQYSKKLGVKHIQANVESVQVKAGKQIESVMLDSGIEVKADYFVDCSGAKGLLSKQALAIEFDNWQAYLPCDRAIAVQTENLADIAPYTKSIAMSSGWRWQIPLRSRMGNGYVYSSQFLSDDQALSELTQALESKTITEPKQLRFETGCLQTPWFNNCIAIGLSSGFLEPLESTSIHLIHKYAVKLKNSLLHGVYMQEEAQQFNLAFKQDALDIRDFLVAHYHITERQDSQFWRYCKNMPIPESLQQKLAEFSATGKISLKKDALFSYGSWLQLLVGQGYIKATPGQFDGLIQSANTPSVEQAKLFFDNVKYAISQEVKRIPKHQAYLKLN
- a CDS encoding MAPEG family protein, with the translated sequence MILAMFSMVLLTFVVGFYTFYVRVNSVKKGLLKPRYFLLMQDNEPPENVIKTSRNFSNQFEMPMLFYVISTLILVTQTVTEFTITLAWLFVIFRSIHAWIHLTYNHLLHRIIAFWLANIVVLAMWIDLLIRYYFTK